The following nucleotide sequence is from Melioribacteraceae bacterium.
ATTATGCTTTTTATTTCAAATAGTTTTTTCATAGAGCACTTTGCATTTTTATAACTATAATATAAAAAATATTGTTAATAACTCCTCAACTGCACATTTAAAGTTGTTTCCCTTCCCCTGTCATCCATACATGTAATTTTAATTTTACCATCGGAAGCTTTCATAAAGATTTTTTCACTCGGAGAACATTTTTTATAAAACTTATCATTAATAAACCAATAATGAATTTTAACATTCGGATCTGAAGCGGCTTGAAGTAATATTTCTTCCTCATTTCCTTTTTCAATTAGATATTCAAACTCGTTTGAAGGTGAGATTATTTTCGGTCCTTCGGAACTAAATTTTGCACTGCAATCCGGGTTATGTTTTGGTGGTCGTTTTACGTTAACATTATTTCGCTTTTGCCATAATGTTAATTCGGGATCATAAAACGAGTAAGCTACTTTTTTGTATCCTTCATTCGGTAAACATTCCGGACAATATTCTATTGTTTCTTCTTCATTAACAAATAACTCTCGATCTAATGTACATCTCGTCATAGGTGAGTGATTTTCTATGTAATAATCATCCATTAGATTCGCACAAAATTTCGAAGGCAGTAATCCCGTTTCTGTACACACTTCTCTTGTTCGAAGATTCTTTGGGAATTCAAACCATTCATTTTGTGAATCATAGTCAACTGCGTTGAAGAGATCAAACAAAAGTGGGACGGCCATTTCAGCACCTGATAAATGAGGCGAACCTTTACCGTCAAAATTACCCATCCAAACACCAATTGTATAATTTGGATTAAATCCAATTGCCCATGCATCACGTTTACCATATGATGTTCCAGTTTTCCAAGCTATTCTTGGTTGCTTTGTAGTAAATAAAAATTCAGCAGGAAAATCCGGCCGTTCATTCTTCATCAATATTTTTCCGACAATGTATGCTGATTCTTCTGATAATATTTTTATACTTTCACTCTCTTTAGTAGTAAACGTATAATTCAATTTCGGTAGATTTCCTTTCGAAGCAAATGAAGCGAATAATCTTGTTAATTCTTCAAGCGTTACACCACATCCACCAAGAATTAATGAAAGTCCCAACTTACTTTTTGAATTCGCTACAGTTTCAAAACCCGAACGCTCTAACAGACTGAGAAAATTATTCATTCCAACTTCTCGCAATAGTCTAACTGCCGGAATGTTCAAGGAATTTGCTAATGCAAACTCTGCCGTTACATCTCCGTAAAATTTAAGATCATAGTTTTCCGGTTCATAACCTCCAAAGTCTGTAGGAATATCAAGAAGTTTCATTTGAGGTGTAACAAAACCGTTATCAATCGCATAAGCAAATAATGCCGGCTTTAATGTTGATCCCGGTGCCCTGACGGAAGTAATTCCATCAACCTGTCCCGAAATTGAATTGTTATAGAAATCGGCCGAACCACAATAACCGACAACATTCGCACTTTGATTATCGATTATGATTACGGCTCCATTTGTTACTCCTTTCCCGGTGACTTGATTCACATATTTTTTTAACAGTGATTCTGATTTGTATTGAATACTTAAATCGAGGGAGGAGATTATTTGGTCATCTTTAAATTTAGTTGAGATATTTCTTGAAAAGTGAGCTGCAATGTTTGGGATTTCATAACGAGCAAAAATAATTGGTTCGTCTTTTGCATCCTTTAAATCTTGAATCGGAAAGATTTCTTCATCCATAAATTTATCAATCCAAATATTTCTTCTTGTCAGTGTGTTGGAATTCTTAGTATCCAATCGCAGCTTGTTTGGATCATTCGGAATAATTGTAAGCAAAATTGATTGTGATAAACTCAATTTGTCCGGAGGTCTGTTGAAATATATAAACGATGCCGATTTAACACCTTCAATATTTCCTCCAAAGGGTAAATGACTTAAGTAAATTTCAAGGATTTCATCTTTGCTAAAATGAATTTCCAGTTGAATTGCTCTAAGTATTTCTAAAAACTTATTCCAATAAGTTCTATCAGCAGGTTCAAGTAACCTTGCAACTTGCATTGTTATGGTTGATGCACCGGAAACCCTTGTTCCGCTGAAAACATTTTGAGCAAGAGCTCTAATAATTGCAATAGGATTTACACCGGGATGCCAATAAAACCAACCGTCTTCTTTTTCAATAATTGCTTTTACCAAATCGGGTGTTACTTCATCGAGATTAGTTCTCATTCGCCATTTATCATCTTCTGATAAATAAGCATTAAGCAGAGTTCCATTATTGGAATAAATTGTTTTTGAATATGATTTTGTCGATGGGAGTGGATAAATGAAATTGAGTGTAATAGCTAAAAATATAATTACCAGAATTAACCTGAATAAAATATTTTGTGTTAACTTTCTTAGTTTATCGGTCATAAAAATTATTGCGACTCTGCGCCTTTGCGGTCCCATTTTTTAACCGCAGAGACGCAAAGACGCTAAGAAGTTTTATCGAACTCTAATTTGTTTTGCGCCGTTATATGAACTATGCTCTTTATCATACATCGCTTCCGCACCAATTGCGGGTAATTCAAATTTTCCTTTGTTAACCACTCTTAACAAGTAATAAAATTCTGTTGTTTTATTTCTTATTAACTCGGTTGAGATTATCATTCTATCATCACGAATATCTGAGAATTGAACATTCATCAAATTACTTGAATTTACATTCAGTCTACCTACTTCTGTAAGACGTGGATTTTCAATTTCAAAACCGGATGGAATCATATCCGTGATTAAAATATTTTCAGCCGATCGTTCAAACCCTTGTAAAGTAATTTTTGCTACAATCATTTGACCTTGCGTAAAACTATTAACCGGGTCTCCGGTTCTGTAATCATAATATGTTCTTCTGACTGCCATGTAAGAATCTTTTTCTTTTACTTTTTCGTTTACTTTAACTCCCTCGGAACTCCAGAAATAATAGACTTCTCCTTTACCGCTTCCTTTCAGAGAAATTTCCGCACCGTTCAATTCGTTTGAACTAATTGAAATATCTCTACCGTTGAACGATGCGAGTTTTTTATTACCAATCAATATATCAACATTTACATCTGCATCGGCATTTAGATTTGCGGCTTTACCAAGCGCGAGGAATGACCATGCTTGATCTTGTGTTGAGTACATTTTATCGGTTAATGATGATAAATGTCTAACCATTGATTGAACTTGTTCGTTAGTCGGATCAACTTCCAAAAGTACATTTAACATTATGGCATTTGCTCTCACCTCCGAATCAAACCAAACTCCAGTTTGCCTTTCGGAATATTCCGGTTTGAAAATTTCCGGAAGCATTTGCTTATACGATGTCCATTTTCCGTCCAATGCATAAGCACCGGCGAGAAGATATTTGGTGTCTTCTGTTAGTAGATGCAGCCGCGCTTTGTAATAATTCATTGTTGATATATCAGCTTTTCCTGAAAGAGCTAAAACATATAATGAATATATAACAGCTTTATCTGCGATCTTCTTAACTGTTCTTCTAGTACCGGAATAAGAAGTATAATCAACTACATTTCTTTCTTTAGCTTTATTTTGGATATAACTGATTGCTTTGTTCAATACATCTTGATTTACTTGATAACCGGCTTTCTTCGACTCAAGTAAGAAATGGACTGCATAAACATGGCTCCATTCATTTGTATAATTTCCGCCTTGCCAATATGCAAATGAACCATCGTATAACTGCATTGCTTCTATTTTACGAATTCCTTCTTTTACAAAGTAAACGGGATTATTTGTTCTGTATAATTCCGGGGCAATCACTTTGGCAAGTTCATCAAAATATATTTGAGGAAATAATTTAGAAACAGATTGTTCTAAACAGCCATAAGGGAATCCAACCAAGTTCTTGAGTTGCTTTGCAAATTTTATTGCGGGGAATTTACTTATTGTCAAAACCGATGATTGAGTTCCGTCTAAAAAATTTGTCGGAATTTTTATTTTTGTTTGAGTATCACCTTTTATTGTTCCGGAACCCGTTTCGGTAACATATGGCGAAATTGGGCGTACTCCGATTTCAATTTTTTCCGAAACATTTGCCAAACCGCTTGTAGAGATTTTTATCTTAGCCTTTCCGACTTCTGTCTTACTTGTAATAACGAAACTCCCTTTAGCCGTTGAGTTTGGTTTAACTTGAAGATCAACATTTGATTTCGAAGTAAGTTTAATCGGGCCATCAACTTCGACACTTAATTTTACACTTCCATCTTTCTCTGTTGTGTTGATAACTGTAACCGGCATAATTAGTGAATCGCCTATTGAAAGTACTCTTGGAATTTCCGGTTCTATGATTAAATCATCGGCAACTTTAATTGATTTTTCTGCACTTCCAAACTTTGATTCGGTATAAGCAACGGCCATTAATCTTACTTCACCGTTAAATTGAGGAATATCTAATTCTACTTTAACAATTCCATCTGATCCAGTTCTTTTAATTCCGCTCCAGAATGAAAGCAGCTTAAATCTTTTTGTGGTAATTGGATTTGCACGCTTTTGCAATTCTGCGGCTAGCATATCACCACCGGTTGAAGAAGATGTTGAAACAATTTCCGGTAGTAACAACTTATATAAATCATAACTATCAACTTTAAGCGGGCGTTTAGCGTACATATAAGCGTATGGATCCGGTGTTTGATAATTCTTAATCTGTAATATTCCTTCATCAACCGCGGCTAATGTTACAAAGACATTTTTTTGTGATTCTGTTTTTATTGTAATTGTCTGCTTGGTATTTGGTTTTATTTTTTCATTGGCGGCAATACTAACCGGAAGTTTATTAGATTTCTTCTCAACTTTCATCGATGCAAAACCGTGTGCTACTAAAAATGGCGATTTATTTTCCGCTTGATGAGGGCGGAACAATGTTGCCGTTACATAAACATTCGGCATAAATGAATCTTTGGCTTTCAAATTTAATTCATACGATCTATCATTTACATCAACGTATTGATGTTCGTAAACTCCATTTCGTTCAAATGTAATTAGCATTTTCCCGGCGAAAGGTGTCATGAAAAGTATTTTTGAATTTTCTCCCGGCTCATAATTTTCCTTATCGAATACAATTTCTATACGTCCTTCTTTGTCAACTTCAAAAGACGATGCTGTAGAACTGCCCCAACCGTATGCGTAAAACTCCTTGAAAACGAACCCATCATTCTCTTTTCCCTTTTTTGTTAAGCGTAATTGATATTTACCTGAGTGAGAAAGGACAAATTGAATGTCTGCTTTACCGTTACTGTAACTAATATCTTTTTGCCATTCTAAGATTTCAACTTCTTCCGAGGTGTAGTAATAGCTATCACT
It contains:
- the pbpC gene encoding penicillin-binding protein 1C, with the translated sequence MTDKLRKLTQNILFRLILVIIFLAITLNFIYPLPSTKSYSKTIYSNNGTLLNAYLSEDDKWRMRTNLDEVTPDLVKAIIEKEDGWFYWHPGVNPIAIIRALAQNVFSGTRVSGASTITMQVARLLEPADRTYWNKFLEILRAIQLEIHFSKDEILEIYLSHLPFGGNIEGVKSASFIYFNRPPDKLSLSQSILLTIIPNDPNKLRLDTKNSNTLTRRNIWIDKFMDEEIFPIQDLKDAKDEPIIFARYEIPNIAAHFSRNISTKFKDDQIISSLDLSIQYKSESLLKKYVNQVTGKGVTNGAVIIIDNQSANVVGYCGSADFYNNSISGQVDGITSVRAPGSTLKPALFAYAIDNGFVTPQMKLLDIPTDFGGYEPENYDLKFYGDVTAEFALANSLNIPAVRLLREVGMNNFLSLLERSGFETVANSKSKLGLSLILGGCGVTLEELTRLFASFASKGNLPKLNYTFTTKESESIKILSEESAYIVGKILMKNERPDFPAEFLFTTKQPRIAWKTGTSYGKRDAWAIGFNPNYTIGVWMGNFDGKGSPHLSGAEMAVPLLFDLFNAVDYDSQNEWFEFPKNLRTREVCTETGLLPSKFCANLMDDYYIENHSPMTRCTLDRELFVNEEETIEYCPECLPNEGYKKVAYSFYDPELTLWQKRNNVNVKRPPKHNPDCSAKFSSEGPKIISPSNEFEYLIEKGNEEEILLQAASDPNVKIHYWFINDKFYKKCSPSEKIFMKASDGKIKITCMDDRGRETTLNVQLRSY
- a CDS encoding MG2 domain-containing protein produces the protein MKKAVLTLVFISLFFSACGPSNSVKINQFTPTGEVNNLTTFTVEFSENLAPADIHDQWLQEEFIDFNPKIPGQFKWIDASTLIFSPDVPLEPIQSYTANITKKVLFNTTFSPDFDEVKFHTPEFDVVSVDFFWTRIPNQTYKLSVQANINFNYAVNPDQLKQYIKVFVEGEEISNYEIVSQSSNQTIAMNFGEIQQLDKDQEFEIKVEKGLMSIVGKKPLSESRSFAKDLPPITKLQITGVASEYNGEITSIIVGTTQMVDETKLRDYVALNPKSDMQFFVTENSFRIESNLDNMETVELKIEKGLPGLYGGELEFEYEQVVSLVSLNPSINFSDKRGKYLMLGGNKNLQTNIVNVDQVEIEVSQIFKNNLVHFLDRYSYTYDDFEGYYNPFFYGESFGRTLYTEKVELNSSRNWLQKLNLNLDKAIQSDLKGIYTVTVRSAEDRWIQDSKMIAISDLAIIAKRSDNQLVVFVNSIKSAEPVSNVNVSVVSYNNQIRLEGTTNESGIITFNNTSEQLKDFAPQLITAELDDDFNYIDLRETYVETSRFDVGGKTEYADNYQAFIYGDRNLYRPQDKVNISAIIRNNSINVVKDLPVIIKVFSPTGKIFNEFKKDLNTEGSFELSFNLPDYALTGQYRAELSIGNNQLIGVYSFSVEDFVPDKIRLTLKSDKKNYSPGEQVQIDADAEFLFGAEAGGLRYEADIQLRHQPFISKTFPDYDFSRSTTENTVVQNGFVDGNLDETGHADIKYIIPDGITSGGILKGYAFVSVFDLTGRPVNRVTDFSIFPKEYFVGVKSPGYYFGTNEKLNFKSAVVNNDDKAISNFTGTAQLVRYEWKTVLKKDYSDSYYYTSEEVEILEWQKDISYSNGKADIQFVLSHSGKYQLRLTKKGKENDGFVFKEFYAYGWGSSTASSFEVDKEGRIEIVFDKENYEPGENSKILFMTPFAGKMLITFERNGVYEHQYVDVNDRSYELNLKAKDSFMPNVYVTATLFRPHQAENKSPFLVAHGFASMKVEKKSNKLPVSIAANEKIKPNTKQTITIKTESQKNVFVTLAAVDEGILQIKNYQTPDPYAYMYAKRPLKVDSYDLYKLLLPEIVSTSSSTGGDMLAAELQKRANPITTKRFKLLSFWSGIKRTGSDGIVKVELDIPQFNGEVRLMAVAYTESKFGSAEKSIKVADDLIIEPEIPRVLSIGDSLIMPVTVINTTEKDGSVKLSVEVDGPIKLTSKSNVDLQVKPNSTAKGSFVITSKTEVGKAKIKISTSGLANVSEKIEIGVRPISPYVTETGSGTIKGDTQTKIKIPTNFLDGTQSSVLTISKFPAIKFAKQLKNLVGFPYGCLEQSVSKLFPQIYFDELAKVIAPELYRTNNPVYFVKEGIRKIEAMQLYDGSFAYWQGGNYTNEWSHVYAVHFLLESKKAGYQVNQDVLNKAISYIQNKAKERNVVDYTSYSGTRRTVKKIADKAVIYSLYVLALSGKADISTMNYYKARLHLLTEDTKYLLAGAYALDGKWTSYKQMLPEIFKPEYSERQTGVWFDSEVRANAIMLNVLLEVDPTNEQVQSMVRHLSSLTDKMYSTQDQAWSFLALGKAANLNADADVNVDILIGNKKLASFNGRDISISSNELNGAEISLKGSGKGEVYYFWSSEGVKVNEKVKEKDSYMAVRRTYYDYRTGDPVNSFTQGQMIVAKITLQGFERSAENILITDMIPSGFEIENPRLTEVGRLNVNSSNLMNVQFSDIRDDRMIISTELIRNKTTEFYYLLRVVNKGKFELPAIGAEAMYDKEHSSYNGAKQIRVR